The Rheinheimera mangrovi genome contains the following window.
CGATTGTCATCGCCACGATAGACAAACTGGCCATTTTTAATCACGTGGCTGATTTGAAGGCTATTGCTAATACTTTTTGTCGGATCAGCGGACAGGATCATCAGGTTGGCCTTTTTCCCAACTTCTATGCTGCCTACCTGATCCGCGATGCCAATAGCTTCTGCGCCATGCAAAGTAGCAGCCTGAATAGCTTCCAGTGGCGTCAGCCCTGCTTGTTCTACCAACAACTGCATTTCCTGATGCACCATAGGGTAATTCAGCCCTGCTTTATCCGATAAATAATCCGTGCCCGCCACAATTTTGATGCCTTGCTGATGCGCCAGTCTGGTGAATAAAACACCATGCTGATAAATAGTGGCCGCATTCAAATTACGTTGTTGCAACTGATGGAAAATAGTTAAAGTGGCATCCAACATGGTGCCTTTCTGCTGCATTTGTTCGAGCAACGGCAGGTAATTAGCGGTATCAAAGGAAGCCTTTTTTACTGCCGCGGACACAGGTAAATCCTTGCGGCGCCAGTTTTCATAGGGCGAAATGACTGTAGCTGCTAAATCAGGGGCATGCGAAATCACTTCAACTCCAGCTTGCACCGCGTCTGCAGGTTTAGCCGGCCCTACATAAGCATGTGCCCAGACCCTCACCCCATGCTTTTTCGCAGCAGCAGAAAGCTTTGGCATTAGATCAGCTGGTACTTTGGCGTAAATTTTAATACCGGTGGCCCCAGTACCTAAGGTGCGCAGCATTAACGCATCAAAGTCAGTCTGTGCATTGACCGAACGCATCCAGTCTGTGTCCCCAGGGGTTTTGCCTCGGGCCGATGCTACAGTGCGCGGATCGCTGAAAAACTCAGGCCCGCCAATAATGACCGAATAATAAATATCAGGCGACTGAATTAAATCCAGTTCGGCCTGCCGTTTTAAGCCCGTCAGCACCCGCACATCGCCGCCCATATCCCGTACTGTAGTCACACCACCTCTTAGCAAAGCGCTGAGTCTTTGTTGTGTGACTGCTGCGTTATCCCCCCCTTCAGGCTCAGTCGCATGATGCACATGAGCATCAATTAAACCAGGCAACAAATACAAACCGTTCATATCCAGCACAGTGCTGTCAGCCGGACGTTTTTTACTACCGGTGTCATAGATGGCGCTTATGCGGTCACCATCAAGCGCAACAGTTTGCCCCACTTTCAACTCTAAGTTTTTTACATCCACTAGCGTGATATTTTCTAACAACAACGTCTGTGCTGATGCAGTAAAGCTGAGGACAATAAAGAGTAGTGCTACAGGACGGGAGAGCTGAATTGCCATTTTTTTCTCTTCTAAGTGACTGTTCTTATTTGGTTATCTTAGTTATACCTAAGCAACAGCAAAGCAACCAGCCAGATAGCGAGAGCCTGACGTTAAAAATCAGCATCTGAACGCATTTATTAACATTGTCACTATTACCTGTACTGTGGTTCGCAGCAGTGGGAAAAGGCAGGACGGCAGCCCGGCCTTTTTAAGAAACCAGCTTACCTCTCCAGCACAATCCGATAACGGGCTTTGCCACTTTCCAAATGCGCTATAGCTTCGTTAATTTGATCAAACTTAAAAATCTCAACAACTGGCTTAATGTTATGTTGCACAGCAAAATCCAGCATCTTTTTGATGGTCGCAGGACTGCCGACAGGAGAGCCTGACACTGAACGTTGCGCCATAATCAGGCTGAATACGTTCAGATCTAGAGGTTCTAACGTAGCACCAACAAAATGCAGGCGGCCTTTAGGCTTAAGAGTTGAAAGGTACAGATTCCAGTCTAATTTCACATTGACTGTCGTTAAAATAAAATCAAAACGCCCTGCAGCCGCTGCTATTTCGTCGGCATTTCTGGAGTTAATACAATGATGAGCGCCTAACTCTTTGGCTTCTGCCGTTTTACTTTCGCTGGAGGTAAAAGCTGTCACTTCACACCCAAAAGCACGTAAAAATTGCAGCGCAATATGGCCTAAACCGCCAATACCTATCACTGCCACTTTGTCGGTCGCTTTGACGTCAAACTGCAGCATAGGGTTAAACACCGTAATACCACCACAAAACAAAGGTCCTGCGCTTTTTGCGTCCATGCCTTCAGGTAAGGCCACCACGCTGGCTGCATTAGCCCGCACTTTATCGGCAAAACCACCGTGACGACCGACAATGGTGCCTTGTGCTGCTGCACATAAATTATGATCGCCGCTGCCACAACTGCTGCACACCTGACAATAACCTGAGTGCCAGCCCAACCCAACCACCTGGCCTTGCTTCAAATGGCTGACATCAGCCCCAACAGCCGCAATACGCCCAACCACTTCATGACCAGCCACTAAAGGATAAGCAGTCATCCCCCACTCGTTATTGATCATGGATAAATCTGAGTGGCAGATACCACAATAATCCACATCAATTTCTACATCCTGACGCCCCAGCGGGCCTGGCTCGAACTCAATCACCGATAAAGGTGCATGAGGTTTCAGTGCGGCATAGGCTTTGACCATAAAATTCTTTCCCTACTGATGAATAATTAACTGATAAAAAAATAAATTACGCCAAGAGTATTAGCGAAGATCAATAAATTGGCAGCGGTATCCAGCGTATTTTTCCGGCTTTTCAACAACTTTCAGTGGTTCTCTTCGCTAAGGCAAAGATAAGCATTGTCTGTTGAGCGTTTTTTATACAGCAAGGACTGTATCTTCCAATCGATTCAGGTATAATCCGCGCACTTTTTTTCCGGCCCTTTTACTTTGCAGGATTTACATGACAGTCGAAACCTTTGACCCATCACAAACCACCACACTGGAAACGCCAGTGAAAAGCCTGACGGCTCAGGCGCAAGCCAATGGTTCAGGCGCAAAAATCGGGTTTGTAAGCTTAGGTTGCCCAAAAAACCTGGTGGACTCAGAGCGTATTCTGACTCAGTTAAAAACTGAAGGTTATCAAATAGTTCCAAGCTACGACGATGCAGCTTTGGTTATCGTTAATACCTGTGGTTTTATCGACAGCGCAGTGCAGGAATCTTTAGATACCATAGGCGAAGCTTTAGCTGAAAACGGCAAAGTAATAGTGACTGGCTGTTTAGGTGCGCGTGAAGACGAAATCCGTGAAGTGCATCCAAATGTATTAGGTATCACAGGCCCACACGCCTATGAAAACGTGTTAAAGCAGGTGCATGACTTTGTGCCTAAGCCAAAGTACGACCCTTTTATGCAGTTAGTGCCGGACCATGGCATTAAGTTAACGCCTAAACATTATGCGTATTTAAAAATATCTGAAGGCTGTAACCACCGTTGCACCTTCTGTATTATTCCTTCAATGCGTGGCGACTTAGTCAGCCGTCCTATCGGCGAAGTGCTGGACGAAGCAGCTCGTTTACAAAAAGCCGGCGTCAAAGAGCTGCTGATTATTTCTCAGGACACCAGTGCTTATGGTGTGGATGTAAAACATCGCACAGGTTTCTGGAATGGCCAGCCGGTCAAAACCTCTATGCAGTCTTTGTGTGAAGCCTTAGCCGATTTAGGCATTTGGGTACGTTTGCATTATGTTTATCCATACCCGCATGTGGATGACGTGATCCCATTGATGGCGCAAGGTAAGTTATTGCCATACCTGGATATTCCGTTCCAGCATGCCAGCCCGCGTATTTTAAAACTGATGAAACGCCCTGGTCAGTCTGACCGTGTATTAGAGCGCATCAAAAAATGGCGTGAAATCTGCCCTGAGCTGACCATCCGTTCTACCTTTATCGTAGGTTTCCCTGGCGAGAC
Protein-coding sequences here:
- a CDS encoding amidohydrolase family protein; amino-acid sequence: MAIQLSRPVALLFIVLSFTASAQTLLLENITLVDVKNLELKVGQTVALDGDRISAIYDTGSKKRPADSTVLDMNGLYLLPGLIDAHVHHATEPEGGDNAAVTQQRLSALLRGGVTTVRDMGGDVRVLTGLKRQAELDLIQSPDIYYSVIIGGPEFFSDPRTVASARGKTPGDTDWMRSVNAQTDFDALMLRTLGTGATGIKIYAKVPADLMPKLSAAAKKHGVRVWAHAYVGPAKPADAVQAGVEVISHAPDLAATVISPYENWRRKDLPVSAAVKKASFDTANYLPLLEQMQQKGTMLDATLTIFHQLQQRNLNAATIYQHGVLFTRLAHQQGIKIVAGTDYLSDKAGLNYPMVHQEMQLLVEQAGLTPLEAIQAATLHGAEAIGIADQVGSIEVGKKANLMILSADPTKSISNSLQISHVIKNGQFVYRGDDNRLPFSSARVVNGVLYLSGQLGNFPGTMALNGQTIESQMQQAMQNIGSVLQEHKLGFDAVFKCTLMLADIKEWPAANKVYIQYFKTPLPARSAFAASGLALGAKVEVECMAKL
- the ahr gene encoding NADPH-dependent aldehyde reductase Ahr, whose product is MVKAYAALKPHAPLSVIEFEPGPLGRQDVEIDVDYCGICHSDLSMINNEWGMTAYPLVAGHEVVGRIAAVGADVSHLKQGQVVGLGWHSGYCQVCSSCGSGDHNLCAAAQGTIVGRHGGFADKVRANAASVVALPEGMDAKSAGPLFCGGITVFNPMLQFDVKATDKVAVIGIGGLGHIALQFLRAFGCEVTAFTSSESKTAEAKELGAHHCINSRNADEIAAAAGRFDFILTTVNVKLDWNLYLSTLKPKGRLHFVGATLEPLDLNVFSLIMAQRSVSGSPVGSPATIKKMLDFAVQHNIKPVVEIFKFDQINEAIAHLESGKARYRIVLER
- the rimO gene encoding 30S ribosomal protein S12 methylthiotransferase RimO encodes the protein MTVETFDPSQTTTLETPVKSLTAQAQANGSGAKIGFVSLGCPKNLVDSERILTQLKTEGYQIVPSYDDAALVIVNTCGFIDSAVQESLDTIGEALAENGKVIVTGCLGAREDEIREVHPNVLGITGPHAYENVLKQVHDFVPKPKYDPFMQLVPDHGIKLTPKHYAYLKISEGCNHRCTFCIIPSMRGDLVSRPIGEVLDEAARLQKAGVKELLIISQDTSAYGVDVKHRTGFWNGQPVKTSMQSLCEALADLGIWVRLHYVYPYPHVDDVIPLMAQGKLLPYLDIPFQHASPRILKLMKRPGQSDRVLERIKKWREICPELTIRSTFIVGFPGETEEEFQELLNWLEEAQLDRVGCFKYSPVEGAKANDLPDQIAEEIKEERYHRFMETQQRISAARLQSKIGRTIKVLIDEVDDEGAIGRSFADAPEIDGAVYLNGETSLKPGDLVDVVVEEADEYDLWGSLV